In Flavobacterium sp. WV_118_3, one DNA window encodes the following:
- a CDS encoding DUF6814 family protein, whose product MNKIKRILGIVWLLLAIAAAYFCIFIFGLPKFVTGKQDDLVFGIIILFILTPLIVLGLGTFGYYALIGEYDNED is encoded by the coding sequence ATGAACAAAATAAAAAGAATACTCGGAATTGTTTGGCTATTATTAGCTATAGCCGCAGCCTATTTTTGTATCTTTATATTCGGCTTACCAAAGTTTGTGACCGGCAAACAGGACGATTTGGTTTTTGGAATCATCATTCTGTTTATCCTGACGCCCTTAATCGTATTAGGTTTGGGAACCTTTGGCTATTATGCCCTTATCGGAGAATATGATAATGAAGATTAA
- a CDS encoding response regulator, with protein sequence MRKILIVDDEPNIVMSLEYTFKKNNYEVFIARDGQEALDILKVQQPDIIILDVMMPMVDGFATLEQIKKDERLQHCKVIFLSAKNKEKDIERGLSLGADLYMTKPFSVKKLVEQTNELLTD encoded by the coding sequence ATGCGGAAAATTTTAATTGTAGACGACGAACCGAATATCGTCATGTCGTTGGAATACACCTTTAAAAAGAACAATTATGAGGTATTTATTGCCCGTGACGGACAGGAAGCGCTGGACATTCTAAAAGTGCAGCAGCCCGATATTATTATCCTCGACGTCATGATGCCGATGGTCGACGGTTTTGCGACACTCGAACAAATTAAAAAAGACGAGCGTTTACAGCATTGTAAAGTCATATTTCTGTCGGCTAAAAACAAGGAAAAAGATATTGAAAGAGGACTTTCATTAGGCGCCGATTTATATATGACCAAGCCCTTTTCGGTTAAAAAACTGGTCGAGCAAACCAACGAATTGCTAACGGACTAA
- a CDS encoding flavin reductase family protein, which produces MHFDPSVLDQSAVYKLLTGTVIPRPIGWISSISKEGAINLAPFSFFNAVGEDPPHVMFSTVRPNNTNKDTLNNVLETGEFVVNLVTEELVEKMNLTSASVPPDQNEFELAQLTPASSLVVKAPRVIESPVAMECKVVHHYSLEDHQHGGATIVIGRVVMFHIDEAILSDNYRINMDVYRPVARLAGSNYSKLGEIFSIKRA; this is translated from the coding sequence ATGCATTTTGACCCGTCTGTATTGGACCAATCGGCCGTATACAAACTACTAACCGGTACAGTTATTCCCCGTCCTATTGGATGGATTTCCTCGATCAGTAAAGAAGGTGCTATCAATCTGGCACCATTTTCATTTTTTAATGCTGTTGGCGAAGATCCGCCTCATGTGATGTTCTCAACTGTTCGTCCGAACAACACCAATAAAGACACCTTAAATAACGTGCTGGAAACCGGCGAATTTGTGGTTAATTTGGTTACGGAAGAACTCGTTGAAAAAATGAATCTGACTTCAGCCAGCGTTCCACCCGATCAAAACGAATTCGAACTGGCACAACTCACTCCTGCTTCATCACTTGTTGTAAAAGCTCCACGGGTTATAGAGAGCCCGGTGGCGATGGAATGCAAAGTCGTACACCATTATTCGCTGGAAGACCATCAGCACGGTGGCGCAACTATCGTTATCGGCAGAGTGGTTATGTTTCATATCGACGAAGCCATATTGTCCGACAATTACCGAATTAACATGGACGTCTACCGACCTGTTGCCCGTTTGGCAGGATCAAATTATTCAAAATTAGGAGAGATTTTCTCCATTAAAAGAGCTTAA
- a CDS encoding helix-turn-helix domain-containing protein, with protein sequence MEILACPKCKTNAIVKSGVINQKQRYLCKKCNYYFTVNKLGKKIDDYYVTKALQLYLEGLSYREIERILGVSHVTVSNWVKEFRVKRLTQGDYHPTYKIFNHLELVEYLKNKEQLSGAGMIITELGDKFMLIKWERFKD encoded by the coding sequence ATGGAGATTTTAGCCTGTCCGAAGTGCAAAACCAACGCTATTGTTAAAAGTGGGGTTATCAATCAGAAACAAAGATACTTATGTAAAAAATGCAACTATTATTTTACCGTTAACAAATTGGGTAAAAAGATAGACGATTACTATGTAACCAAGGCATTACAGCTCTATCTTGAAGGATTGAGTTACCGCGAAATTGAACGTATTTTAGGGGTTTCCCACGTTACCGTAAGCAATTGGGTAAAAGAATTTCGGGTGAAAAGGCTCACGCAAGGTGATTACCATCCAACATACAAGATTTTTAACCATTTGGAACTCGTTGAATACCTAAAAAATAAAGAACAATTGTCTGGTGCCGGAATGATCATAACGGAGTTAGGGGACAAATTTATGCTGATAAAATGGGAACGTTTTAAAGATTAA
- a CDS encoding porin, giving the protein MKRIILLAGLLFFAAEGYSQGSTDYGSGLKVNFNEDGSKYMRFIAWNQIWFRSSEMNPGTMIADEPATTNTDIGNRRLRMLAYAQISKRYMIVTHFGINNQTFTSPAGSTKKPGLFFHDAWNEYAVVLPEAGKKFSLSLGGGLHYYMGLSRMTMASTLNFLTIDAPIFNWPLIDNADQFARQVGLFAKGKYGKFEYRMSINKPFATNTAPVDVTNVDNAVAVDNSGNTRWSKAGYFEYQFLEQESNLLPYKVGSYLGTKKVFNLGAGFYTAPDATRTSVNSVVQKHDIKLLSADAFLDLPLGAKEKKMALTAYSVLYDYDFGPNYLRNIGIMNVGAADPSFTGDRALAGAGNTQPMIGTGTIWYTQAGFLLPCKAEKPVVRIQPFGAYTYKKFEALEKSSSQFDIGANFFLDGHHAKITTQYSTRPVYSAKDNIDGMRGDFLVQLQIYL; this is encoded by the coding sequence ATGAAACGAATCATTTTATTGGCCGGATTGCTCTTTTTCGCAGCGGAAGGCTATTCTCAGGGTTCGACGGATTACGGTTCGGGATTAAAAGTAAATTTCAATGAAGACGGTTCCAAATACATGCGTTTTATCGCCTGGAATCAAATCTGGTTTCGCTCTTCCGAAATGAATCCCGGAACAATGATTGCCGACGAACCGGCGACGACTAATACCGATATCGGTAACCGACGTTTGCGAATGCTGGCGTATGCCCAAATCTCCAAGCGGTATATGATTGTAACGCATTTTGGAATTAACAATCAAACCTTTACCAGTCCGGCGGGATCGACCAAAAAGCCGGGGCTGTTCTTTCACGATGCCTGGAACGAATATGCGGTAGTTTTACCGGAAGCGGGTAAAAAGTTCAGTTTATCACTTGGAGGCGGATTGCATTACTATATGGGATTGTCCCGTATGACGATGGCCTCAACTTTAAATTTCCTAACCATTGATGCTCCGATTTTTAACTGGCCTTTAATCGATAATGCCGATCAGTTTGCCCGACAGGTTGGGTTATTCGCCAAAGGAAAATACGGGAAATTCGAATACCGTATGAGCATCAACAAACCTTTTGCCACCAACACGGCTCCGGTAGATGTTACCAATGTTGATAACGCAGTAGCCGTAGACAATAGCGGAAACACCCGATGGTCGAAAGCCGGTTATTTCGAATACCAGTTTTTAGAACAGGAATCGAATTTACTACCGTATAAAGTTGGTTCTTACCTTGGAACCAAAAAAGTATTTAATCTTGGCGCCGGCTTTTATACTGCTCCGGATGCGACACGAACTTCTGTAAACAGTGTTGTTCAAAAACACGATATCAAATTACTTTCGGCGGATGCTTTTCTGGATTTACCTTTAGGAGCCAAAGAAAAGAAAATGGCACTGACCGCTTATTCCGTTTTATACGATTACGATTTTGGTCCCAACTACCTTCGCAATATCGGAATTATGAATGTTGGTGCCGCCGATCCGTCTTTTACAGGTGACCGGGCTTTGGCCGGGGCCGGAAATACGCAACCGATGATCGGAACCGGAACCATCTGGTATACACAGGCTGGATTTTTATTACCGTGTAAAGCCGAAAAACCGGTTGTGCGCATTCAGCCTTTCGGAGCGTATACGTATAAAAAATTCGAAGCACTCGAAAAATCCAGTTCGCAGTTTGACATTGGTGCCAATTTCTTCCTGGACGGGCATCATGCTAAAATCACCACGCAGTATTCGACACGACCTGTTTATAGTGCCAAAGACAATATCGACGGGATGAGAGGGGATTTCCTGGTACAACTGCAAATTTATTTATAA
- a CDS encoding acetate--CoA ligase has product MNYNAFYQRSLKDPEGFWKEQAGVLEWYKRPQTILSKDKNGYPLWFADGELNICYLTIDKHIEDGYGDQVAFIYDSPVTQTIRKYTFNEVKSEVAKLAGGLLSLGLTKGDTAVIYMPMIPQVAFAMLACARIGVTHSMVFGGFAPHELAIRIDDSKPKAIITASSGIEIDRLIAYKPLVDEAIEMAAHKPEKVIIFNRKLGAKIPFQEYDVDYEKLVLQSEEVPCVPVAATHPLYILYTSGTTGKPKGIVRDTGGYATALKFTMQYVYDIPQGETFWAASDMGWAVGHSYILYGPLLNRNTTVIFEGKPIKTPDASTYWRIIAEHKVRIMFTAPTAIRAIKKEDPDGNFIKKYDLSHLKIQFLAGERCDVATLEWYRQHLPVPVIDHWWQTESGWPMIANMMGVEYLPVKPGSAGKAVTGYEIVIFDENGKELPPNEEGYVVIKLPLPPGTMLGLWEDEIRFKAGYLTRFPGYYFSGDGGYKDNEGYIYITGRVDDVINVAGHRLSTAEMEEIVASHNAVAECAVIGINDALKGQIPLALAVIKSGDATEHFQLEYEVVQLVREKIGAVASLRNVIVVQRLPKTRSGKILRKLLRSIVDGEKYQIPSTIDDETIIGEVTEAFTSYGIGVFK; this is encoded by the coding sequence ATGAATTATAATGCATTTTACCAACGAAGCCTTAAGGATCCTGAAGGTTTCTGGAAAGAACAGGCCGGTGTACTCGAATGGTATAAGCGGCCACAAACCATATTGTCCAAAGATAAAAACGGCTATCCACTATGGTTTGCCGATGGTGAACTGAATATTTGCTATCTGACGATTGACAAACACATTGAGGATGGTTATGGCGATCAGGTGGCTTTTATCTATGATTCACCCGTGACCCAAACGATACGAAAATATACGTTTAACGAAGTAAAATCCGAAGTGGCAAAATTAGCGGGAGGATTACTTTCTTTGGGTTTAACCAAAGGCGATACGGCGGTCATTTATATGCCCATGATTCCGCAGGTGGCTTTTGCAATGTTGGCCTGTGCTCGTATCGGTGTGACGCACTCGATGGTTTTTGGTGGATTTGCGCCGCACGAATTGGCCATCCGAATAGACGATTCCAAACCTAAAGCCATTATTACGGCCTCTTCGGGAATTGAAATCGACCGACTGATCGCTTATAAACCACTGGTTGACGAAGCGATTGAAATGGCAGCACATAAACCGGAAAAAGTGATCATCTTTAATCGGAAATTAGGAGCCAAAATACCGTTTCAGGAATATGATGTCGACTATGAAAAATTAGTTTTACAATCAGAAGAAGTACCTTGTGTTCCGGTAGCAGCGACACATCCGCTTTATATTTTATACACTTCCGGGACTACTGGAAAACCAAAAGGAATCGTAAGAGATACAGGAGGTTATGCTACAGCACTTAAATTTACGATGCAATATGTATACGACATTCCGCAAGGCGAGACATTTTGGGCGGCATCCGATATGGGATGGGCGGTAGGACACAGTTATATTTTATACGGACCGTTATTAAATCGCAACACCACCGTGATCTTCGAAGGCAAACCCATCAAAACTCCGGATGCGAGCACCTATTGGCGGATCATTGCCGAGCACAAAGTACGCATTATGTTTACCGCACCAACAGCCATTCGGGCCATTAAAAAAGAAGACCCCGACGGAAACTTTATCAAAAAATACGATTTAAGTCATTTGAAAATACAGTTCTTAGCTGGTGAGCGTTGTGATGTGGCTACACTGGAATGGTATCGCCAACACCTACCGGTTCCTGTTATTGATCATTGGTGGCAGACGGAATCCGGCTGGCCGATGATTGCCAATATGATGGGCGTGGAATACCTACCGGTAAAACCCGGATCGGCCGGGAAAGCCGTTACCGGTTACGAAATCGTTATTTTTGATGAAAACGGAAAAGAATTACCGCCAAACGAAGAAGGATATGTGGTAATAAAACTACCTTTGCCACCGGGAACCATGTTGGGTCTTTGGGAGGATGAAATCCGGTTTAAAGCCGGGTATTTAACCCGTTTCCCGGGCTATTATTTTTCGGGCGACGGTGGTTACAAAGACAACGAAGGTTATATTTATATAACCGGCCGAGTTGACGATGTGATCAATGTTGCGGGACACCGCCTTTCGACTGCCGAAATGGAAGAAATTGTAGCCTCACACAATGCAGTGGCCGAATGTGCCGTTATAGGAATTAACGATGCCTTAAAAGGTCAGATTCCCTTGGCGTTGGCTGTGATTAAATCGGGCGACGCAACCGAACATTTCCAACTGGAATATGAAGTGGTTCAGCTTGTTCGCGAAAAAATAGGCGCGGTAGCTTCGTTGCGCAATGTGATTGTTGTGCAGCGTTTGCCAAAAACCCGTTCCGGAAAAATCCTTCGCAAATTACTGCGAAGTATTGTAGACGGTGAAAAATACCAAATCCCGTCCACCATCGATGACGAAACCATCATCGGTGAAGTAACCGAAGCCTTTACAAGCTATGGCATCGGTGTATTTAAATAG
- a CDS encoding ATP-binding protein: MSSYSLLIILLFYLGILFFVAHWAEKKANGKWTNNPYVYTFSLAVYCSAWTYYGSIGVAAQSGLSYLTVYLGPVIIIPAWIVILRKIIRISRVNKISSLADFISLRYGNSRFLGALVTFISVVGIIPYIALQLKAIAETFTIVTQTSLSSNVFNDTTTYVAIALALFASYYGTRYVDASEKRKGIVTAVAMESVLKLFFFILVGVYVTYFVFDGFEDIYAQASLIEGFREKNTIGGLPQALNWFFLCLLSLFAMFLLPRQFQMAVVENNRESHIKTAIWLFPLYLLLFNIFVYPIAWGGNILFSEGTANADTYSLLIPQYFNNTTITVLVFLGGFSASISMIVVASIGLSIMLSNNLLIPYGFLGTLQSETQDKNSKRIVNIRKICIFLLIIVAYLIYRFYVLDYNLFSIGLVSFVIMAQLAPAFFGALLWRRGSRLGAISGMLIGFFVCVYTLLIPYGIGITNSSSTFISEGLAGIELLKPFQLFGLDYLTPIPQALFWSLLFNTIIYLAVSVSFKGNYRERNYAEMFIDIDKYSTMHENAFVWKGTAYTRDIEKVLKRFLGEERTKRALTIFNLKYNVDKNQEQADARLIKFAENLLTGHIGTASARILISSVVKEEKVSLQEVLHILEESRENIIINKKLTETSNELKQITAQLQKANEQLLEKDAQKDEFLDTVTHELRTPITAIKASSEILYDDDDIPEDLRKQFLKNIISESDRLNRLINKILDLEKFETGKQQIHATKNSLDHTIVTALEPLQQLIRNKKIAVNFVAETVAEAWYDEERLIQVITNLVSNAVKFCPETNGQISITVTENGTYLQTSIRDNGKGINPEDLDAIFDKFYQSTNQNIKKPVGSGLGLAICKQIVEHHKGKIWAENKETGAVFHFTLPKYNSTENE; encoded by the coding sequence ATGAGTAGTTATAGTTTACTGATCATATTGTTGTTTTATCTGGGAATCTTATTTTTTGTAGCCCATTGGGCCGAAAAAAAAGCCAACGGTAAATGGACCAATAATCCGTATGTCTATACTTTTTCGCTTGCCGTTTATTGCTCGGCCTGGACGTATTATGGTAGTATCGGAGTAGCGGCACAGTCGGGACTGAGTTACCTTACGGTATATTTGGGACCGGTGATCATTATTCCGGCGTGGATTGTCATTCTGCGAAAAATCATCCGTATCTCGCGGGTGAATAAAATTTCCAGTCTGGCCGATTTTATTTCCTTACGCTACGGAAACAGTCGTTTTCTGGGCGCGTTGGTTACTTTTATTAGTGTTGTCGGGATTATTCCGTATATCGCCTTACAATTAAAAGCAATTGCCGAAACCTTTACAATAGTAACCCAAACCTCGTTAAGTTCGAATGTGTTTAATGACACTACAACTTATGTGGCTATTGCACTTGCCCTTTTTGCCTCCTATTACGGAACCCGTTATGTAGATGCCTCCGAAAAAAGAAAAGGAATTGTGACTGCCGTGGCAATGGAATCGGTTTTAAAACTCTTTTTCTTTATTCTGGTAGGCGTATATGTAACCTATTTTGTATTTGACGGTTTCGAAGATATATATGCCCAAGCCAGTCTGATAGAAGGATTCCGTGAAAAGAATACCATTGGAGGACTACCGCAGGCACTCAATTGGTTCTTTTTATGTTTACTGTCTTTATTTGCGATGTTCCTGTTACCGCGTCAATTTCAAATGGCGGTGGTCGAAAACAATCGGGAAAGTCATATTAAAACGGCGATCTGGTTGTTTCCGTTATATCTGTTATTGTTTAATATTTTTGTGTATCCGATCGCATGGGGCGGAAATATACTATTTTCGGAAGGTACGGCTAATGCCGATACCTATTCACTGTTAATTCCACAATATTTTAATAATACGACAATAACCGTTTTGGTATTTCTGGGTGGTTTTTCGGCTTCGATATCGATGATTGTGGTCGCTTCGATCGGATTATCGATCATGCTGAGTAACAATCTTTTAATTCCTTACGGATTTCTGGGGACGCTGCAAAGTGAGACTCAGGATAAAAACAGCAAACGGATCGTAAACATCCGTAAAATTTGTATTTTTCTATTGATCATTGTTGCGTATCTGATCTATCGTTTTTACGTATTGGATTACAACCTGTTTTCGATTGGATTGGTTTCCTTTGTGATTATGGCGCAATTGGCTCCGGCTTTTTTTGGGGCGCTATTATGGCGTCGCGGATCCCGTTTGGGCGCTATTTCCGGAATGCTGATCGGATTTTTTGTCTGCGTTTATACCCTTCTGATTCCGTATGGAATCGGGATTACCAACAGTAGTAGTACCTTTATATCCGAAGGTCTGGCCGGAATCGAATTGTTAAAACCGTTTCAGTTATTCGGACTGGATTATCTGACACCGATTCCGCAGGCACTTTTCTGGAGTTTACTGTTTAATACGATCATTTATCTGGCGGTTTCCGTGAGTTTTAAAGGAAACTACCGCGAACGCAATTATGCCGAAATGTTTATCGACATCGATAAATACAGTACGATGCACGAAAACGCTTTTGTCTGGAAAGGAACGGCCTATACCCGCGATATCGAAAAAGTATTAAAACGTTTTTTGGGTGAGGAACGCACCAAACGGGCATTGACGATTTTTAATCTGAAATACAATGTCGATAAGAATCAGGAACAGGCCGACGCCCGATTGATCAAGTTTGCAGAAAACCTGCTTACCGGTCATATCGGAACCGCTTCGGCTCGAATATTGATTTCAAGCGTGGTAAAAGAAGAAAAAGTATCACTACAGGAAGTATTACATATTTTGGAAGAATCCCGCGAAAACATCATCATCAATAAAAAACTGACGGAGACGTCCAATGAGTTAAAACAAATAACCGCCCAATTGCAAAAAGCAAATGAACAGCTTTTGGAAAAAGACGCACAGAAAGATGAATTTTTGGATACGGTAACTCATGAATTGCGAACACCAATCACTGCGATAAAGGCTTCCAGTGAGATTTTATACGACGATGACGATATCCCGGAAGACTTACGCAAGCAGTTTTTAAAGAATATCATCTCGGAATCCGATCGTTTAAATAGGTTGATCAACAAAATTTTAGACCTCGAAAAATTCGAAACCGGAAAGCAACAGATTCATGCGACAAAAAATAGTCTGGATCACACAATAGTTACAGCCCTGGAGCCGTTACAACAACTGATTCGCAACAAAAAGATAGCCGTAAATTTTGTGGCCGAAACGGTGGCTGAAGCCTGGTACGACGAAGAACGGCTTATCCAGGTGATTACAAATCTGGTGTCGAATGCAGTAAAGTTTTGTCCGGAAACCAATGGTCAGATTTCGATAACGGTAACGGAAAACGGAACGTATTTACAAACCAGTATTCGTGATAACGGGAAAGGAATTAATCCGGAAGATCTGGATGCGATTTTTGACAAATTTTACCAGTCGACCAATCAAAATATTAAAAAACCGGTTGGTAGCGGACTCGGATTGGCGATCTGCAAACAGATAGTCGAACATCATAAAGGAAAAATATGGGCTGAAAATAAAGAAACCGGAGCGGTTTTCCATTTTACATTGCCCAAATACAATAGCACAGAAAATGAATAA
- a CDS encoding MFS transporter encodes MSNKATKGIWSVITASSVGTLIEWYDFYIFGSLAVVISTKFFPADNPTAAFLSTLATFAAGFVVRPFGALFFGRLGDMIGRKYTFMVTLLLMGGATFLIGCIPSYETIGFMAPLLVLVLRLLQGLALGGEYGGAATYVAEHAPVGQRGYWTSWIQTTATAGLFVSLMVILLTKTTLSEAAFDEWGWRVPFWVSILMVLVSYLIRKNMHESPVFAKAKAEGKTSANPLKESFGNRYNLKFVLLALFGAAMGQGVVWYTGQFYAMNFLKTVMSVDSTQVDTLLGIALLVGTPFFVVFGWLSDKVGRKSIMMTGMLLAIFLYRPIYKTMYETTDVNLKTEIVEKTKILAITKENTHQTIDSVYTTTKEFTDGTQWTQIKTVHLEDGKPIMVDGKAKTDVKTTVTINSSDRWMLIFLVFIQVIFVTMVYGPIAAFLVEMFPVKIRYTSMSLPYHVGNGIFGGLLPAISTYLVTVAKDNGNPTFYLEGLWYPIIIAAISFVIGMFYINNKNKSND; translated from the coding sequence ATGAGCAATAAAGCAACAAAAGGAATCTGGAGCGTTATCACCGCTTCTTCTGTAGGAACACTGATCGAATGGTATGATTTTTATATTTTCGGAAGTTTGGCGGTAGTGATTTCTACCAAATTCTTCCCGGCCGATAACCCAACGGCTGCCTTTTTATCGACATTGGCAACTTTTGCTGCCGGATTTGTCGTTCGTCCGTTTGGCGCCTTGTTTTTTGGTCGTCTGGGTGATATGATCGGGCGTAAATATACGTTTATGGTAACCCTGTTATTAATGGGAGGGGCCACATTTTTGATCGGATGTATTCCGAGTTACGAAACCATCGGATTTATGGCACCGTTATTAGTGTTAGTGCTTCGGTTATTACAAGGATTGGCACTGGGTGGCGAATATGGTGGAGCGGCTACCTATGTCGCCGAACATGCACCGGTTGGTCAACGTGGGTATTGGACTTCGTGGATTCAAACGACGGCTACGGCGGGATTATTTGTGTCGTTGATGGTTATTTTGTTAACCAAAACAACCTTATCGGAAGCCGCGTTTGACGAGTGGGGATGGCGTGTACCGTTTTGGGTATCGATCCTGATGGTATTGGTGTCGTATCTGATCCGTAAAAACATGCACGAATCGCCGGTATTTGCCAAAGCGAAAGCCGAAGGAAAAACCAGTGCGAATCCGTTAAAAGAAAGTTTCGGAAACCGTTATAACCTTAAATTTGTATTATTAGCCTTATTTGGAGCCGCGATGGGGCAGGGAGTGGTCTGGTATACCGGTCAGTTTTATGCGATGAATTTCCTGAAAACCGTTATGAGTGTCGATTCTACGCAGGTGGATACCTTATTAGGAATCGCACTATTGGTTGGAACGCCGTTCTTTGTAGTCTTCGGATGGTTGAGTGATAAAGTAGGACGCAAAAGTATTATGATGACCGGAATGTTGTTGGCGATCTTTTTATACCGTCCGATTTACAAAACCATGTACGAAACCACCGATGTAAACTTAAAAACGGAAATAGTCGAAAAAACAAAAATTCTGGCGATAACCAAAGAAAATACACATCAGACAATTGATTCCGTTTATACAACCACCAAAGAATTTACAGACGGAACCCAATGGACGCAAATTAAAACCGTTCATCTGGAAGATGGTAAGCCGATTATGGTGGATGGAAAAGCCAAAACCGACGTCAAAACCACGGTGACCATTAATTCATCCGACCGATGGATGCTGATCTTCCTCGTGTTTATTCAGGTGATTTTTGTAACGATGGTTTACGGTCCGATTGCCGCTTTTCTGGTAGAAATGTTCCCGGTGAAAATCCGCTATACATCGATGTCCTTACCGTATCATGTCGGAAACGGAATTTTCGGAGGCTTGTTACCGGCGATTTCAACCTACCTGGTAACGGTAGCGAAAGACAACGGCAATCCTACATTTTACCTCGAAGGATTGTGGTATCCGATTATCATTGCAGCGATCAGCTTTGTGATCGGGATGTTTTATATTAACAACAAAAATAAAAGTAACGACTAA